Proteins co-encoded in one Dehalogenimonas sp. WBC-2 genomic window:
- a CDS encoding argininosuccinate synthase: MTEKVVLAYSGGIDTSAAIPWLKEHYGMDVIALTIDVGNERDFTVIRDKALKVGAIEAIVIDAKKEFVKDYIFPALAAGAMYENEYPLATALGRPLIAKLMVDVALEKGATAIAHGCTGKGNDQVRLDVATAALAPHLKVIAPAREWGMTRQETIEYARKFKIPLPVTAKSPYSIDENLWGRSCECGVLEDPWVEPPADVFAWTRETKDTPQKPSYITIGFNKGVPVSLNNRRMDGVALISTLNDLAGNHGIGRIDHVENRLVGIKSREIYEAPAATLLLKAHAALEDMTLAKDQARFKQKVSQEYADLIYNGLWFSAHKSDLDAYITSTQRYVTGTVRLKLERGSFRVVGRKSAYSLYNHGLATYETGDQFDASAAVGFIKLWGLPVRTQARAQFLRQKDK, encoded by the coding sequence ATGACTGAAAAAGTGGTACTGGCCTATTCCGGCGGCATTGACACCTCAGCGGCAATCCCGTGGCTTAAAGAACACTACGGTATGGACGTTATCGCGCTTACCATAGATGTCGGTAATGAACGTGACTTCACCGTTATCCGTGATAAGGCGCTTAAAGTAGGCGCTATCGAAGCTATTGTCATTGACGCCAAGAAGGAGTTCGTAAAAGATTATATCTTTCCGGCACTGGCCGCGGGGGCTATGTATGAGAATGAATACCCACTGGCAACGGCATTGGGCCGGCCGCTTATAGCTAAGTTGATGGTTGATGTAGCCTTAGAAAAAGGAGCCACTGCCATCGCCCACGGATGCACCGGCAAGGGCAATGATCAGGTGCGCCTTGACGTGGCCACCGCCGCTCTGGCTCCCCACCTTAAAGTGATCGCCCCGGCAAGAGAATGGGGTATGACCCGCCAGGAGACCATTGAATACGCCAGGAAATTCAAAATACCGCTGCCAGTGACCGCAAAAAGCCCCTACTCAATAGACGAGAATCTGTGGGGCCGCTCCTGCGAATGCGGCGTTCTTGAAGACCCCTGGGTGGAACCGCCAGCGGATGTCTTTGCCTGGACGCGTGAGACAAAGGACACGCCGCAAAAACCATCTTATATCACCATCGGTTTTAATAAAGGCGTACCAGTGTCTCTTAATAATCGCCGTATGGACGGGGTTGCCCTGATATCAACATTGAACGATCTCGCAGGAAATCATGGCATTGGCCGCATTGACCATGTAGAGAACCGTCTGGTCGGAATCAAATCACGAGAAATCTATGAAGCTCCGGCAGCAACACTGTTGCTCAAAGCTCATGCCGCTCTTGAAGATATGACTCTGGCCAAAGACCAGGCGCGCTTTAAACAGAAGGTATCCCAAGAATACGCCGATCTTATTTATAACGGTTTATGGTTTTCCGCACATAAATCAGACTTGGATGCCTATATCACCAGCACTCAGCGTTATGTTACCGGTACAGTCCGGCTCAAACTGGAGCGCGGCAGTTTCCGGGTGGTAGGACGCAAATCTGCCTATTCTCTTTATAACCATGGTCT